The genomic stretch ATATTACCGCTCGAGTCCAATACAGCGCCCACTCCGCCGGATGGTGTGCGACATCGTGTAGGAATTTCCTTTGTTTCTGCAAACAGAGATTTTACGACTAATTAATGCTAATTTTGCAACAAACGCATCACACTTGGCGATTTTGTTGTTTTATCGATCGAAGAAACATCGAGAgatattctttctctcaccCTTCATATATAGCGCATTGTCGGCACTCGTGGCGGTGCTACGAGGATGACGATGTTCCTTCGTCGGTGCCTGAGCTTGCGGATGCGGCGGCGGCTCCTGCATTTGTAAGCGCGCCAGATGATCCAACAAAGCCTGCAGATGCTGATTGTCGGCGGCGTCTGCTGCGGCCAGACTCACTTCTCCGGCGCCGATGCCCGTGGAGAATGATTTTACAAAGGGCTCCAAGTGTTGAGCAAGcgcttgcaatttttttacttcgcTCCTCAACGATAATATATCGttcatctataataaataaaaataagttagaaaaatagaaagaaaaaaagatgcaacCAAAACTTGACGAAAAGAACAGACCTGCGAatgaaagatttctttttctatgtGAATCCTACACACTTGCTCCTCCCAGAGCGCGTCAAAGACATTTCTGAGTCGCTCTAATTCTATCTGATGATGCTCCAGCTGTTGTTCTAACAGACGGCAATCCCTCGCCACATGGTCATAACGTGTACCCAACGGCGGAGTATTTGCTCTCTTTAAAACGGAGACGTCCCGTTGCAGTTCACCCAATCGTTCCTTCACTGCCATCAATTGTTGACTTAGTTCTTTCAACTGAGTGTCGAAGGTCCGACAATGATTAGAGAACGGGCCGCCATCAGTTCCGCCCTTCGACGGTAGCTTTTGAGCAGTCTTGCTGCTCTGTTGGAAAAACGTATTCTTGACATGTGAAAAATGCGAATGACGTTGCTCAGCAcgttataatcataattttacattcgcgttctgtattaattttcatcatcGACTATATGGAACTatctaataatctaaaaagatCCCGTAAAGGAAATTCAATTCCGttcaagaaatatatcatTCGATACGCTACAAGGAGTACTCctctacttttttttctttgactaCCACAGCTATCGCCATATACACAATCAGTACATAAAAGCTATACATCGTATATATCGACTAAAGTCCtgtgaacaaaaaaaatacttacaaGAATGTGCGCGCGAGAGAATGGCAGCGAAAAGGAAACTCGTAATACAAAAGTAAAGACGATCACGATGagaatcatcatcatcaatcgACTGTGAGATTTCTCGTTTCATCCGCACGTACCTGAAGCATCTGCGATTCCACTGTTTGACCCAACGTGTGACCGCCAACTGGTGTTTGATCATACAAAGATTCGACGGCAGCGGCGGCTTTGGTGATTTGCGTTTGCCCTATGTAGGGCTGCAGAGCGCGGGCAAAATCGGCGCGATAATTCGTTCTAATGTGAGCAGCGAGCAAGGGCGGTCGCGATGGATGCCCAAGCTGTGCGACGCGGCTCAGCCGCTCCAGCATCGGATGTGCCAATTCGAGAAACTGATACTTAGTTGCACCGCTGGTGAACGCGGTGCACAGCATCAAGTGCATCTGCAGCACAGGTAACGCACTGCCAAGCGACAGCAGTTGCGCGCGTACCATACGTTCCTTGGTCTCAAATTGACGTTGCAGCTCCGCGAGTACATAAGCGTGTGTCTTGGTAATCGCTTCCTGCATGCCCTGACAGAATGCACCTAAGGCGCGCTTTTCGGATTCGAGGCTATGGCGTAGCTCGTCTAACTGGGACTTGAGCGCCAGCACGCCATCCCTGATACCTGCTTGGAGCTCGCAAATGGAATTTACCGCTCGTTCCATTTTCTTCGAGGCCTGCTGCCAGGCGCTCTCTATGTCCACGCAGTGCACCCGCGCGTCCGCGGGCGTGTCGCGGAAACACGTGGCGCACAGCATGCACTTGGCGCTCTGgctatacattatatactgCTCCCCGTGGGTCGGACAACGACGTTGAGTGTCCTTGGCACACTTGCTCATGTGAACCACTTCGTGGGTGGAGAACATCTTGGCGCGATGGGTGTGCTCTCTACAATGGGTGCAAAGCGCTTGTCCTGTAAACGCAtgaagtttctttttcttttctttacgtATATAGCGCGActtgacattaataaaaaaaaaatatatctttgtagaACGTACCGCACGTTGTGCAAAAAAACATTGTGGACTTATCGCGCTTATCGCAATTGGCACAAGGTGGATTTTCAGAATTTGCCAATTCCACCAATTGATGTATCAGCTGATCGGGTGGTGGTAACTGCGCTCCATCCTTTAACTGCGTCTGTTGTCTACATATATCACCACGGAGCATTAGAAAATTgcgtgtaatattattatatatcaattatatataaatgcaattataacataagaatatttatttattggaaaaCGGGATTTAATGAACAAATCATGAACAATAGACGATACTTAACCTATCGCCCAAAGAGAGAATTATCCTaaacatgaatattttttatcgttgtatatataatgaaatgtaCAGGATGTTTTTGTAATTGAGTTCTGCAAGTATCATTTTGTCttcagaaaatattacagatataaataaatttttaattttatgatgaatcaaatcaaataaatgaaaaatttaaatttgagaataaaaGACCAATAATGATATATGCATGAATCTCAATCACTGGACAAATCGTAACATCATTATCTACCCGCAGATGGGACACTTGATCGTTCCGTCGATGTGCGGGCCATGTATGCAACGCGCGCAGAAGGTGTGGAAGCAAGAGAGCAGACAGGGCTCGTTGTAGTAATCGTGGCAGATACCGCAGGTGAGGGGGTTCCTGGGCCCGCCGCCAGGCACGCCCGTCGTGCCGTCGTCGCCAACCCCGTCACCGACCGCTGAGCCTGAGCTCGCCATCGTCGTCGGCGTCACTCGGCCACCCTGAGCGCCCGTTGACCGCGGACGCGCGCGAACCACGACACGCGCCTTCCGCCCTCCTTCACGACACCGCTCCCTGTCCCATGCTCGCGTACCTCTCTGCAGCAGAGAACGGATGCGGTTTATCGGGATGCTGCGCGCGCGTAACTTACCGCGAGACAGCATGGACAAATCGGCGTCCACGCGACAATGGGATGGTGACGCGAATATCGCGGAAACAACGAAATTTAGAATGATGTTTACCCCTAGACGGCGCGTTGGTCCGCCCGCAGAGAGCCCCGACCAGAGAGGGTGGTTTAGCGGTCGCTGCTCGTTCGGCCCGTCATTCTGACGTAGCGCGCGCTTGCAGCAACCAGCCTCTGCGTCTCTGCGCAACTGACGATTACTGAACACTGACGTCACCACCGCCTACCGCCCCATTCTCATCCCTCACatagcacacacacacacacacacacacatatatatatatatatatatatatatatatatatgtgtatgtgtatgacgcgcgtgtgtatatgtatatacatgtgcaCATTTACGTGTGTGTGTCTACACATACAGAGAAATTCGTACAGAGGGTCGACCCGGCTTGCTCGCCCTCTCGTTTCTCGCTTCCATCCCGTTCCGCAGCCTGCACCACCCATGTTCGAATatgtctatacatatatacacgtacgCAGGATACAAATGTATAACGATATTGGTGCAAGAAGGTATAAGCAAACGCCCGGGATGGAGAGcaatgtctaaaaaaaaacgcattaaTCGCGTAATTTCTCTCCTCTTTAAACGTTTGTTACAATGTTTCTTTACTTACATTACATTTTCCTCGCTGTTGTCACgcatgtataaatgtatttggTTTTCTACAATATAGATAATCCATCCTCTCTCTTCCGAAGGAATTCTTCGAAATAAACTGGTAGGATCTACGAAGAATACATCGCGTATTTGGGGCGAGGGTTTGCGCCTTTCGACACACGATACTTGTATTTCACATGCACACACAGGCAAAGATGTTTCTACCATCGTTCTAGTTTCATTTTATCttacttttcattttatccACGAAGCGTGCTTCTTAACGGAAATAAGATActgaaatgcaaaaaataaatttagacagTATaggagatttttattattatgtatacatatgtatatttatctctacatttatttattttattatttatatattttatctatacgCACCGCGAAATAGCAGTCCACaatcgcaaaatttaaatcagaatataatcgcaatattatcttttccattattctctttctattcGAATAATTTCAGAATTGTTGCAAAGACTAATCGATTGCTAACTTATTATTACCATAActgataatgaatattatcgATAACAGAATTATATAGCAGCTTTTCCCAGCTCGTTTCATTGTATCTGTAAGTATGTACCTTCTCAAAGGGATCACTGTGAGTCGATTCTGCATGATCCCTCCGTAGTCTCTCCAGTTCGAGAGCTGGACAACATACTTTCTAGCTTGACCCGTTGATGCATACCCAGTAAATCCGATTGCCGTTCCACAAACGCATCGCCGCAGAATAGATTGAGAGATTGcgttcaaactttttttccaCATCGCGTCGCatcttttattacaaatgcTCTCGTTTTCTATCTAAAACTCAATTATCCAATTACCAAAATCATCCTTCCATCTATCTCGATTCAAGTTTTCTCCATACTTAAATCCTGATTTCTCTCGATtatcaaataaagatatttgatataatctcAGATTCTATCCATTACTCGTCGTTCCATTATATTCTCTCCTGCTGTTGAAAAACATTTCTGTGTTAATTAATTGCGCAACAAGATCGAATTAACGATCGCAACGAAGAATTCTCGCTCGACTCgcagttaataaaaaagaaatgtaatcgCGATAAtgagagataatttataaagatggtaaaaaaattttagatatcttCGCGTTTTCTCCTTTTATCGCGAAATTGTGTATTGAAAGAGAATATTGCGGCCTTTCGATGGATATAATTCCTTTTGCATTTTCGTAAGAATTCCGGACTATGGCGCTTTGTAATTTCTGCATCGCAAAGTTCTCCATTCATCGGCTTTACGACGGTCGATTCAAGAGCGACGCGCTTCCATTGTCGACGATTCGCGGTTTAACCGGATGCATCTGTGCGGCTCCTTTATTCTCTGTCTCTTGCACTGCATACATTATACGCATATACATGTgacgttaatattaaaaatataaaactttctagAAATCCTTTGAATTTacgttttattaaagaaaaaaaagatgaaagaaatcGCGAAcattttagtaaaaatgtaaaaattcaattttaagaaGTAATTGGACGGATCAGCTAcgtcaaaagttaataattaaatctaatacaTTTCAAGATTCTCATGGATTCAACATATTGCACACACGATAAAGTACTTTTagcctttttaaaatataaaattataataattaatttatgaattaaaaagaaagactgacctaaaattaaattttttttcatgaatttttgtgtatatcgtgtcattataaaattttcgtggTACAGTatcactataaaaaattaattcaatataaaacaaaatatatatatatttacgattttgagatgaaattacattttacaaatctttattttaactcacaaattaattgttattgttatattttaagactAAAAATGTGCTTCGCGCGCCATCAAATTCATGAATCtcgaaattagatttattaattttgacacAGCTGATCCACCCGATTTCTCCTTAAAACGATCTATTAACTAATggactaaaaaattttaccagAATAAGACTGAAgtgcgaaaataaaattcgggaaataatttcatcattAGAGAACTTTCTCACAAACATTCGTATTAGCTCTagaataacatttttgatGCAGCTGATCCGTCGAGTTCCTTTTTACGAACCTGAAACCTGAAGATAAGTTCTTCCTTATAATATTGTGCGCCCCCCATCGGAAGTCAGAATCGGAAGTTCGCTAGTGTTTACAATTCAGTGATTCAAAGATATGGCGGATCAATAATTTGCGTTCGCATCGCGCAAGTAGTAATTCTAGTTTATTCTATCAATTCGTCGTGCCTAGATATGCCGTCCCGTGGAGAGGATATTCTCAAAGGTTTTCAAGTGTATcctttgaatataaattttagcgTGATTTCAAAACGAAAGAATTATAGAGTACGTTTGACAAGTCTGAGAGGTTAGAATCAGACTTAgagatttaaaagattatgtattttatccagaataataacgaattttttttttcaaaataaaaaaaatacgtctccttaattccattttatttatcagtaATTGGATGAATCTGCGTGATGCCGATAACGGGAAAATTTTATGGCAGGGTAACGAAGATTTGTAAGTAGTTTTTGATATTGacttatatgaatattttttaataaatgataatgataaattaaatcctaaaattatttttatgattatagatCTGTACCTGACGTAGAACATGAAGCACGTGTACCAAAGAAAATTCTACGATGTCGTGCAGTATCGAGGGAAATTAATTTCAGTTCTGCAGAGCCAATGGAAAGGTTTCGTTTGGAGcaaaaagtattattcaaGGGTCGTTGCTTAGAAGAATGGTTCTTTGAATTTGGATTTGTTATTCCTAATAGTACCAATACATGGCAGAGTTTGATTCAAGCTGCACCAGAAAGTCAAATGATGccagcaaatatattaaagtaagtGGATATAggttattaattgtttagaGATTTGTAGATTAATTGTATGTTTCTTTTGTGAATAGCGGCAATGTTGTAATAGAAACAAAGTTCTTCGACGATGATCTCTTAGTGTCTACCAGTCGAGTCCGTCTCTTCTATGTCTAAGGCGATTTCCGAATGGTCCTCATAATCATGTATAACAATGGGACCAATCAGTGTGAACaagttttacataataatagaaGAATACACACAGACAGGTTTTTACAAATGCGGATCAATTTTCATCTCTCTGATctcttatatcatatattttttatgcatgtaTTAGCAAAATGATTTTGACAATCTCATAATTTTAAGGTAATTTACACCGTTATAGAGTTCAAAcacgcaaaattattaatgaagttTTGCCAAATAATGGCATTTTTGTTCAGACACGGCCTAATGTATCTAAATTGCGTCTTTCATTCTTTGCAAAGGAGAAACATACTATGCACTGTTAAAGcacatgatttattatttattaagcatttaaataaatatgttaagttttgtacatattgtaatacaccaagcaataaaattctaaaagaaGTTTAAAACTTTgtgtgcattttatttttataatctaacgAAAGTACTGCTAAAccataatatctattaatttaataatacttgtgaatctttttcaaaaaaattactagTATAAATTGACAGAGTTTGCAGCAATTATACACTTTGTTAGCATATGTGAGAAACtgttaaatctttattttcataaatagcCAATGTCTACTActgtaaaaatgcaaattaaaaaaatgtaatataaatgcaattgtaAACATTGTAAAAGTCGATTCATCATAAAGCgcattgaaaaatacaaaactatTTTCATCGCACGGCTGCACTATAACGGTTGTACTATTGATTAGTGATGCACAAGCAACACATTTTTTAGGCTTCACCACATCCCTTGAGGGAGTTCATGAGTTTAGTACATTCTATCCCCTACTTTGCCTGTACGTCGTATACAGgtgtaaggaaaaaaaaataagagaaagaaagaagagaacgaAGGACGAGGAAACGTCGAAGTTGCTGCAGCTAACTCAAATCCAAACAAACTTCTCATCAAGCGATCAACTTGAGCGTCGTAACACGCACGAttgattcaattaatatatcccCGAGTCTTGTCACCTTTTTCTCGACAAGGAATCAATTCTCGCAGAATGGATCTGACCGAGGAGGATGAGAGCGTGAATGAAAGCGGCAGACAATTATTTCTGGTCGCGGGTGCGCCGCGTGATCCTCTAGTATCATCCAGTGCAATCGTAGCGTCGGCAGCGAGTGTCCCGGATGACATCAACCAGGGTGACGATCTGCAGTCGAGCGCCTTGGCCAGTCTGATCGGTAGCGCGCAATCCACCTCGGTTTGCTTCCCTACGAAATTCAGTAAGTGTATATGTTGTCGCGTATGTTGTGTCAACCCCCGGACCTGATTTAATTAACTGCCTCCTGTCTCCGCCGGCTCCCCGAAGTTGGGGTAGTCTTGCTCAATCAAGTTATTGCTAAATGCATTAAATGGATCATCCACACAGCCTATTCTTTTCCTTAAATAGAATTAGCGGTAATCAATTTAACAGTTATGAAGCGGTTGCCACTTCTCTGTGCAATGAAACATTGGAAACGCGGAGTGAAATTCGACGACGACATCGTGAAATCGACGTCGTGACCGCATTAAGATAATTCTAATGCATCACTAATATTCACGAATTCTATTCCAATGTCCTTGTTTTACaatagtatatagtatatcGAAACAGTCTTGTTAGATCATCAAAATGAATTGTATCTTCTTGTAGCGTATGATTTCTCGACTAGTTCTGAAAGCGAAGAGAGGCCATCCTGCGTCATCGGCAAGAGAAAGCAGCGTAGATACCGCACCACATTTTCCAATTTCCAACTAGAGGAGTTGGAACGTGCTTTTCAAAAGACACATTATCCGGATGTATTTTTTCGCGAGGAACTCGCAGTTCGTATCCAATTGACAGAAGCTAGAGTACAAGTAATTccatatatttctatgtatatctatctttcttgttatatatatgtttgtgtaaTCATACTTTTCCTGCAATATACAAATAGGTATGGTTCCAAAATAGGAGAGCGAAATGGCGCAAACAAGAGAAGCAGTGTAAAATCGCGACTCACATGACGTCACATTTACCACCGTCGGATTGTCAAGATGTACAGCAACAACATCAATCGCAGCAACAATCAGAACATCTGTTATTAGAATCACCATGCAGTCCACCTCCTATATATCTCGGCATGGAATGGGCAGGTTTTTCTCCTTATAACAACGTAGACGGCGCGTCATCCCTTATCGTGAATAAGCCACCAGATGCAGAAGCTGACAATAATTCACTGCTCGATCCAGAATTATTACAACTAAAACCTCCACGTTCTTAATAAtctattaagattatatatataacatgtataacacatattttattcgcaatattaataacattccACGTTTTctgagaagagaaagagttacgtgatatattagatataatgtaaagaatttgtaataattttaaacaacgaaaatatttgctataaaattgcataaaagttTATAGGCTATTATTATGGATTATCTCAaactataaatgaaatatattttgaagaaagaaagatcaagattttaatattaattgcataaagATGTATATgatactatttaatttaaaaataaccgAGCGCGAAGtcttacacatataatatattgatttgttcgctaataaaaaaaattatattgcaattactttcttttagctgaagaattatataaattttggaaaaaccaAGGTATAGTAAATCGCTCTATTTCAggtaaattctaataaatatagatcctataaagtaataaaaaaattgctattacataaaaaattatttttttccgtgAGACGTGTTACtccaatataaaatagtaactTCATCTTTATTCAGTGTGTGCATATATTACAAGtcagtaaattaattaaggtaTTCATTAATCGATCGATCCTAGTTGCAAATAAGCTGTCTACGATGCTCCTCCCAATCTTTCAAATACCATCGAAAGCCACTTCCTCTTTTAATTGTTGCTGACAAAGCATTTTAGTCTTTGAAATTATCTCGAAGAATGATCGAATTTCACCATGATTGTTGAACCTAATTCCAATAATTGGCTTTGCCGATCAGAGGTCTTAATAGCTCTCAGCACAACATTTGAGATGCATCtcatgtgaaataaattagtGACAAACGTTAAAAGGTTACGCGATATACGAGTACTCATCCGCGCTATTTGCAGTACGTTCGATATATTGTTTATCTATCAGAGTTTCAATGCACTTCTTAATCATCCCAATAGAAGGTGCAAAAGTAACTTTCGATTGACTGAGTACCTAAAATAACAcagttacattaaattaaataaacttcaCCAGATAGCTAACAAGTGCGGTTCacatcaaattttcaaaatcagtAAACTCACCTCTTGTATAAGTTGATTGTGTCTCAACAGTTTACGGCTCTTCATGATGCGAACTATGGCTGCTTGCAAGAACATTTTTCTATCCTCGTCCACGCTACGATGCGTTGCTTCCGCGTCCTGCGGCGCATCTCGTTGCAATACACCAGTTACGCGAAATTTAGTCCTCTTGTTAGAGTAGTCGAAATTGAGCGTAAGGACGGTGTCCTCCTCCAGTTCACTGGATTCCTCCGTGGATTTATTAAGGATCTTGCAATCTACGAGACTGGCGGCGTGCTTGACCAATTGATCGTGCGACAGACGTAATGACGCTGCCGCCTCTCTGCACGGTATCGCGTCGCAGTGCTCGAAAAGCAGTAGTAACGCCATTTGATATGTCTGCACGGTGACCAGATACgattttttcaagtaattaaACTTGAGCTCGCCCTGGCTTAAATGGTGCAACCACGTGAGCTTTCGACCACTAAACTGCATGTGATAGAACGTTTCGAAAGCCTGTATGGACTTTTCCAATTGCTGCGGAACGTGAAATGGCCCAGGCGATGGCGGCAGGGCGAGCGGCCAAGCGCCGGCTTGTAACACTTTAACTCCGAAACCCGTGCCCAATTGATTCTCTCCATCGCCTTCCCGTAAAGTCGCCGTAAATTTCGCGTTGAGATCCGCCGAGACAGACATGTCCGTAAACATGCGATGAAGCTTGTTCGTGAACTCGTAACCGCAAGCACGTTTCAAATCGTCGATCATCATCTCCTCGGCGTCCATCGATTGTGACTGCTGATGTATTAATCGTTTTGCTAACATACGCGagtagaatttttgaaatacatcTTTGTCATCCACATACTTGAACACAGTTATGGAGCGTCTCAATTTGTCTTCGATTTCACTCTCGGACGCTGCTTTGGGTGACTTTTTCAACAGAGAGTCGCAATATTTCGCCAGCTTAAAAAACcaacatacattatattataatttattaataaaaatcgtattctaagatgaaaataatatcatctctataaaatttacCAATTCTGGTGCTCGGACTGGCTGCTTTGGAGCGGGCCTGTAGTTTACGATGGCAGAACAAGCTTTATCAAGAGCCCCTACAAAACTCTGATCTCCTTTGAACACGTCTCTAATCAGTTCCGAATATTTAGAATGTACATTTAACATGCTCTCCACAAATTGCGTGTATACctgaaattagaaaattatattttctttttgtatagtTAAACACAAATccatatgttaattaaaatgtttagatattttaaatatttaattaaatattatatataattaaatataattaaatataattaaatataagtattgtatatttacattttctccTTGTAAAGGTCCGATTGCCTGTAATCCTTGTTGCGTGATGTGTCGAGTAAGTTTTTGTACTAGTGGATCTAAACCTCCTGGTAAAGGCCTCAGCAGTGGATAAAGAAGAGCTAGATCTCGTTTactctcattttttatcatgttttcTGCTTCCGCATGGAGCCAATCGGCTTGTGCATCTACCATTTTCTCTTCACAACACGCTCTCACCTACAGCAAAACATTACTGCTATATCATCTACCACCTCAGATTCATCGATTTTAAAAGTTTGCACACAGAATGAGGACGTACCTTTGGTACAGAGCTCTTGTGAAGGAACTTATGTGCACGTGCTTCCTCTTGATTGAGTCTCCACGTTACTTTCTCCATGTAACGTGTAACATCCAATTGTTGCAGCAGCGACGTGGCTTCTGCCATGTAAAATTCTTTGCTAGCTTTCAAGAAAGGTTCCTCAAAGGCTTCTTGATAcaactagaaaaaaaagataaaagtcaatttaataattctaccttaaagtaaaaaaaaaattttttcgtctcataaaaaaattttaagcaataagagcttaattaataatagtaattatatattacatttaattgtcCCTTCATCTTGTATTCCTCCACCCGAACAAAGCTCTGTATAACACCACAAATAACGTCGGTCGGGGCAAGCAATTTCGAATCTCTATCGGCGTCGATACATACAAGTAGAAGTGAGACGAGCTTTTCTCTAAGtggtattatcatttttttcttccaaatGTCCAAACCTAGCTCACCAATCTCCATCTGCTCTTGACACTCTTCGTCCCTATTCGAACTCGCGCCATAGATGAGTTCCGCCTCCGAAAGCTTTTGTTTCTTAATGTGCTGTTGATTGAGGTATAAGTACAAGCTATGTAAGTAATAAATGCCCTGCGAATACTCTGTCCAGGCCCGATGATACGCCGTAAGTAGATCCGAATTGTCGTTGTATGAATCTACTTCTACCAATAAATGGTCTACGTGGTTAACTAGAAACCTTTTTGTCTCGTCGTATAAACGATCTGCCAGTGGTTCGGGATACGCGACGCACAAAGAATAAACATCACTGTAATCATAAAcagcaatatattatacatttaatatttttttatttcaaaaattaaatataagattttcagACTTCAGTCTTAAATACCTAAATCTATCATTCCATATAGCACGTGGGATATTTGCTAATGTTATTACTCCTTTGACAGTCTCTTGTAGTTCATGCCAGGTCTGATTAAAATCCACACGTTTAGGTTTTAGTGACATTCTTTCCACAAATCACTGGTTACTTGTTCTTAAACTCAACAGCTTACTAATTCCGCAAGGTAAACTCACTGACACTATAAACCTGCAAAACAACATTATGAGATTCATAATTCTCTTGCAATCTGTATAAAATACACGTTTGAAgcatttgaaaaagatttgttttatttaagaattatcttaatatttttcagaatttaacAAAAGCTATGCACCAAAAGtatattccaaaaataatcTTCGGATTGTGCATAAAGATGAGTTTACGAGACTTTGTCCTTTGAATGTTTTGCAAAtcatcgatttaaaaataacataaaagtaaaatatatacactgcACACATTCACATCTCATGGCCGCTCTAATTCTCTCCTCTGCCTTGTCAGCACTGCCTGTCAATTTATATAGCGAGCAAACACTCCCGCGAGAAAGTCTGAACTTTGAGTGAACCTTAATAACGTGCAATAAACACACTCGGACGATAAACATATGTCCGTTCAAAATCGTGGCGTTTTATTGCGAAATATTGAT from Cataglyphis hispanica isolate Lineage 1 chromosome 3, ULB_Chis1_1.0, whole genome shotgun sequence encodes the following:
- the LOC126848489 gene encoding RING finger protein 207-like isoform X1 encodes the protein MLSRGKLRARSIPINRIRSLLQRGTRAWDRERCREGGRKARVVVRARPRSTGAQGGRVTPTTMASSGSAVGDGVGDDGTTGVPGGGPRNPLTCGICHDYYNEPCLLSCFHTFCARCIHGPHIDGTIKCPICGQQTQLKDGAQLPPPDQLIHQLVELANSENPPCANCDKRDKSTMFFCTTCGQALCTHCREHTHRAKMFSTHEVVHMSKCAKDTQRRCPTHGEQYIMYSQSAKCMLCATCFRDTPADARVHCVDIESAWQQASKKMERAVNSICELQAGIRDGVLALKSQLDELRHSLESEKRALGAFCQGMQEAITKTHAYVLAELQRQFETKERMVRAQLLSLGSALPVLQMHLMLCTAFTSGATKYQFLELAHPMLERLSRVAQLGHPSRPPLLAAHIRTNYRADFARALQPYIGQTQITKAAAAVESLYDQTPVGGHTLGQTVESQMLQSSKTAQKLPSKGGTDGGPFSNHCRTFDTQLKELSQQLMAVKERLGELQRDVSVLKRANTPPLGTRYDHVARDCRLLEQQLEHHQIELERLRNVFDALWEEQVCRIHIEKEIFHSQMNDILSLRSEVKKLQALAQHLEPFVKSFSTGIGAGEVSLAAADAADNQHLQALLDHLARLQMQEPPPHPQAQAPTKEHRHPRSTATSADNALYMKETKEIPTRCRTPSGGVGAVLDSSGNIVVYGTAKSTDPKRGVLSQLIEKARTQKEDRKKSPGREDGRDRSQSRRSRKSPDSAKPKTPPGHSSGSKMRSLYRSLKGSTGDTSAEGLDQADRCTDSQQPQSHIAGDDGEYQRISEASSMGEAKKRVQAQVHAVPVDEQIPAIPVSGKTSKIYPASDSEELFYAEGARAASDARRRRRASCDSLSTTGSGNSRRSSIADGTVGQQSIAQDPRKTLVVLIGPTSRTSSSLVQKQRSWETFPRPKSKRSGGEGAGAGASSLGQLKKADSFEGHEEAVRTLVAAVQETRSQLRHHHLHHHRHHRKSKTN
- the LOC126848489 gene encoding RING finger protein 207-like isoform X2; the protein is MASSGSAVGDGVGDDGTTGVPGGGPRNPLTCGICHDYYNEPCLLSCFHTFCARCIHGPHIDGTIKCPICGQQTQLKDGAQLPPPDQLIHQLVELANSENPPCANCDKRDKSTMFFCTTCGQALCTHCREHTHRAKMFSTHEVVHMSKCAKDTQRRCPTHGEQYIMYSQSAKCMLCATCFRDTPADARVHCVDIESAWQQASKKMERAVNSICELQAGIRDGVLALKSQLDELRHSLESEKRALGAFCQGMQEAITKTHAYVLAELQRQFETKERMVRAQLLSLGSALPVLQMHLMLCTAFTSGATKYQFLELAHPMLERLSRVAQLGHPSRPPLLAAHIRTNYRADFARALQPYIGQTQITKAAAAVESLYDQTPVGGHTLGQTVESQMLQSSKTAQKLPSKGGTDGGPFSNHCRTFDTQLKELSQQLMAVKERLGELQRDVSVLKRANTPPLGTRYDHVARDCRLLEQQLEHHQIELERLRNVFDALWEEQVCRIHIEKEIFHSQMNDILSLRSEVKKLQALAQHLEPFVKSFSTGIGAGEVSLAAADAADNQHLQALLDHLARLQMQEPPPHPQAQAPTKEHRHPRSTATSADNALYMKETKEIPTRCRTPSGGVGAVLDSSGNIVVYGTAKSTDPKRGVLSQLIEKARTQKEDRKKSPGREDGRDRSQSRRSRKSPDSAKPKTPPGHSSGSKMRSLYRSLKGSTGDTSAEGLDQADRCTDSQQPQSHIAGDDGEYQRISEASSMGEAKKRVQAQVHAVPVDEQIPAIPVSGKTSKIYPASDSEELFYAEGARAASDARRRRRASCDSLSTTGSGNSRRSSIADGTVGQQSIAQDPRKTLVVLIGPTSRTSSSLVQKQRSWETFPRPKSKRSGGEGAGAGASSLGQLKKADSFEGHEEAVRTLVAAVQETRSQLRHHHLHHHRHHRKSKTN